In Francisella hispaniensis FSC454, a genomic segment contains:
- the recC gene encoding exodeoxyribonuclease V subunit gamma, translated as MALYTYPSNKLEYLVQVLSKLLDVEKKDLFTPTQLIVGSRGMQHWLSMQLAQYRNIAMNLKYDMINGYILDICYELTAKQAYKKAYTKDILAWRIFRSLDSINNPKLQEYYHNSDLKKYQLSVKIAEIFSKYISYRSEWLQKWEQGEYINPAKPESDEDWQMLLWQALVKKVPDTPYKVQREALKKLGRQNLEKLNIPSDIYIFGVNTISPKNLGFVFEFAKYIDINILYINPCSEYWYDLHKSKISAWLDSDDYELQPLLANLGQQGKEFFNQLLENQEKQELEIFEKFDKNSLDFEKLADNNQTQLVSLQRNLLELDCQNHAKQKDLSISINSCHSPLREVQILHDKLLDMIKADPSIKPRDILVMCPNIEDYSPYIDSVFSRFPTDKKLPCSIADRTLLDSEPLAASFIELLQLPESNFEVNKILDYLAVPAIQQKFKITDEQLETIHYWLKESCIHHSNNGQTFSWSWGLKRLMLGFSYSDSNYIVDLKLSRQSVTATPSYQRGISINYQELDQLMTIPVIEGSEIVELGGLYELLELLEKYSQELLKPRSLEAWQEYLLAMFDDVFDITSDEQYITKKIKDIIVKTVTTAKDVLLLEEIDLYTIRYCLISQLSEPIINNHFLNGKVTFCSMTPMRNVPFRVIAMLGLNNGKFPRQESAISFDLMARLGRFKGDRTKRDDDRYLFLEAITSARDYLYLSYIGRSVKTNVEQQPSLILKELISYLRANYNWQKEDIKEYPLHPFSSKCYADEYRSYDEAWLRLLQSEPKVFYDPKLLNNGVNLPKSLSISKLVKIFDDPIKAYTNYGLELYLEDDFEELEDSEPFDIDSLGKHKFKQDLLKTLENEKDKELTIKTAKLSGKLPESVLTENEINKEVENIQKLLDKASLANYESKYFHQEILGYELEASCYINSDCVMLSTPSKLGITKKFELYLTAILVAYYEQKDICAIYYGLDKDKVDTFKIESISYVTAKQTLEHYLMQAERIVSKPMLVHLSLAEAVGGSDEKVAKQKQKNWEGVIKSSEHNFKALEDNSYFKLFYNEHPKIEDFEGLQIYQDFFEVINESQS; from the coding sequence ATGGCACTGTACACGTATCCATCAAATAAACTTGAGTATCTTGTTCAAGTTTTATCTAAACTTCTAGATGTTGAAAAAAAAGATTTGTTCACACCGACACAGCTAATAGTTGGTAGCCGTGGTATGCAACATTGGTTAAGTATGCAATTAGCACAATATCGTAATATTGCCATGAATCTTAAATATGACATGATAAATGGCTATATACTTGATATCTGCTATGAGCTCACAGCGAAACAAGCATATAAAAAAGCATACACAAAAGATATTCTAGCTTGGAGAATTTTTAGAAGTTTAGATAGTATCAATAATCCTAAACTTCAAGAATATTACCACAATAGTGATCTCAAGAAATATCAATTATCCGTTAAAATAGCCGAGATATTTTCAAAATATATATCATATCGAAGTGAGTGGTTGCAAAAGTGGGAGCAGGGCGAGTATATAAATCCTGCTAAACCAGAGAGTGATGAAGATTGGCAAATGCTACTTTGGCAGGCTCTTGTTAAGAAGGTTCCAGATACTCCATACAAAGTTCAAAGAGAAGCACTCAAAAAGCTCGGTCGACAAAACTTAGAAAAACTAAATATACCAAGTGATATTTATATATTTGGGGTTAATACTATATCTCCGAAAAATCTTGGCTTTGTATTTGAATTTGCTAAATATATTGATATCAATATTTTGTATATTAATCCATGTAGTGAGTATTGGTATGATTTACACAAAAGTAAAATCTCAGCATGGTTAGATAGTGATGACTATGAGCTTCAACCTCTATTGGCAAATCTAGGTCAACAAGGTAAAGAATTTTTTAACCAGCTTCTAGAAAATCAAGAAAAGCAAGAATTAGAAATCTTTGAAAAGTTTGATAAAAATTCGTTAGATTTTGAGAAACTTGCTGATAATAACCAAACACAGCTAGTAAGCCTACAGCGAAATCTATTGGAACTTGATTGCCAAAATCATGCCAAGCAGAAAGATTTAAGTATCAGTATTAATTCATGCCATAGTCCACTTAGAGAAGTGCAGATTCTACATGATAAGCTTTTGGATATGATCAAGGCAGATCCAAGTATTAAGCCTCGAGATATTTTGGTAATGTGTCCAAATATTGAGGATTATTCGCCATATATTGATAGTGTGTTCTCAAGGTTTCCAACAGATAAAAAGCTCCCATGTTCGATAGCAGATAGGACATTGCTAGATTCAGAGCCTTTAGCTGCTAGTTTTATAGAATTATTGCAGTTGCCAGAGAGTAACTTTGAAGTTAATAAGATACTTGATTATCTAGCTGTACCAGCAATTCAGCAAAAGTTTAAGATTACCGATGAGCAATTAGAAACTATTCACTATTGGTTAAAAGAGTCATGTATTCATCATAGTAATAATGGTCAGACATTCTCTTGGAGTTGGGGGCTTAAGAGATTGATGCTAGGGTTTAGCTATAGTGATAGTAACTATATCGTCGATTTAAAACTATCCCGTCAGTCTGTGACTGCCACCCCTTCGTACCAAAGAGGAATATCTATCAATTATCAAGAGCTAGATCAATTGATGACTATACCTGTGATTGAGGGTAGTGAGATTGTCGAACTTGGTGGCTTGTATGAGTTGCTAGAGCTGCTAGAAAAATATTCACAAGAGCTGCTTAAACCAAGAAGCTTAGAAGCTTGGCAAGAGTATCTTTTAGCGATGTTTGATGATGTCTTTGATATAACTAGTGATGAGCAATATATCACTAAGAAAATCAAAGATATAATCGTAAAGACAGTCACTACAGCTAAAGATGTATTGCTATTAGAAGAGATTGATTTGTATACAATTAGATATTGTTTGATTTCGCAGTTATCTGAACCAATTATTAATAACCATTTTTTAAATGGTAAAGTAACATTCTGCTCAATGACACCAATGCGTAATGTTCCTTTTAGAGTGATAGCGATGCTGGGATTAAATAACGGTAAGTTCCCACGCCAAGAATCTGCGATTAGCTTTGATTTGATGGCAAGACTTGGAAGATTCAAGGGTGATAGAACTAAACGAGATGATGATAGATATTTATTTTTAGAGGCTATTACATCTGCGCGTGATTATTTGTATCTTAGTTACATTGGTAGAAGTGTCAAAACTAATGTTGAGCAACAGCCAAGTCTAATACTCAAAGAGTTAATAAGTTATTTGCGAGCAAACTATAATTGGCAAAAAGAAGATATTAAAGAATATCCATTGCATCCTTTTAGTTCTAAATGTTACGCTGATGAGTACAGAAGTTATGATGAGGCTTGGTTGAGGTTGTTACAGTCAGAGCCTAAGGTATTTTATGATCCAAAGTTATTAAATAATGGTGTCAATCTACCAAAGAGTTTAAGCATCTCAAAACTTGTCAAAATCTTTGATGATCCTATTAAAGCTTATACAAATTACGGCTTAGAGCTATATTTAGAGGATGACTTTGAAGAGTTAGAAGACAGTGAGCCATTTGATATAGATAGTTTAGGTAAACATAAATTTAAACAAGATTTATTAAAGACTCTTGAGAATGAGAAAGACAAAGAATTAACCATAAAAACAGCCAAGCTAAGTGGCAAGCTTCCAGAATCTGTACTTACTGAAAATGAGATTAATAAGGAAGTAGAGAATATTCAAAAGCTATTAGATAAGGCGAGTTTAGCAAATTATGAGTCTAAATATTTTCATCAAGAGATATTGGGATATGAGTTAGAAGCTAGCTGTTATATTAATAGTGATTGCGTTATGCTATCAACACCATCAAAGTTAGGTATAACAAAAAAGTTTGAGTTATATCTGACAGCTATACTTGTAGCATATTATGAACAGAAAGATATTTGTGCTATCTATTATGGATTAGATAAGGATAAGGTCGATACTTTTAAGATTGAGAGCATTAGCTATGTAACAGCTAAGCAAACTTTAGAACATTATTTAATGCAAGCTGAGAGAATAGTATCTAAGCCTATGTTGGTACATCTATCTTTAGCTGAAGCTGTTGGTGGTTCTGATGAAAAAGTAGCTAAGCAAAAACAAAAAAACTGGGAAGGCGTGATAAAGTCTTCGGAGCATAATTTTAAAGCATTAGAAGATAATAGTTATTTCAAACTTTTTTATAATGAGCATCCAAAAATAGAAGACTTTGAGGGTCTACAAATATATCAAGATTTTTTTGAGGTTATTAATGAAAGTCAATCATAA
- a CDS encoding FUSC family protein produces the protein MKVNHKPSNIPQLYKNIYISFEIALAACICFLLGFYMSNLLHRGQSVIGGFWCLITVSTILQLSIRDSYLAAFQILVGSVIGGITAFIFTSILGYHYYVMILAVAISVLITASLHLENAIKMSSANAGVIVALGLYQPSYSPFLNTGLRLIETFSGTAIALFFIFISRIFRIRTDD, from the coding sequence ATGAAAGTCAATCATAAACCTTCTAATATCCCACAGCTATACAAAAATATTTATATTAGCTTTGAGATTGCTCTAGCTGCCTGTATATGTTTTTTGTTAGGATTTTATATGTCGAATTTGTTACATCGTGGTCAGTCTGTAATTGGGGGTTTTTGGTGTTTGATTACAGTTTCTACAATTTTACAATTAAGTATTAGAGATTCTTATTTAGCAGCTTTTCAGATATTAGTTGGTTCTGTTATTGGTGGAATTACAGCATTTATTTTTACATCCATTTTAGGTTATCACTATTATGTTATGATTTTAGCTGTGGCAATTAGTGTTCTTATTACAGCTAGTCTACATCTTGAAAATGCTATCAAAATGAGTAGTGCAAATGCTGGGGTGATTGTTGCATTGGGATTGTATCAACCAAGTTATTCACCTTTTCTAAATACTGGTTTACGTTTGATAGAAACATTTAGTGGTACAGCTATAGCATTGTTTTTTATATTTATTAGTAGGATTTTTAGGATAAGGACAGATGATTAA
- the recB gene encoding exodeoxyribonuclease V subunit beta, translating into MKNLDANTITLQGRHIIEASAGTGKTFNITELYIRLLLEQRSGNRLLPKDILVMTFTKDATQEIIGRVEAKIRDVLEDISEGKEVKVSIKGQETLIQKGDQNYKHLKRSLLEIDEAAIFTIHGFCKKVLSEQAFASGMEMDVSMEVDTSDILQKVVEDFFRKHINKNKTNFEYLQTYKLHTPDMFLDKLRNVARSSYELLTKQAMSLDEFKILKKQQLELFLNNQSIVDDFLSKLGKDEPEGKRVDEYHRVLEWLKLDNQILFPDDISIITDGRKISAKLIKPIFIGVKELRDLQEEIKRANAAQFIKQACLKIRQDFIKAKEQKGVLDFDDLITKLCHSVKKSPDLVKTLQHQYPVALIDEFQDTDAEQYEILDTIYPQSNKIPHPPLERDADRRGVVSVTDTPSSQRGIDDLLLLMIGDPKQAIYGFRGGDIFTYLKAKDSCSNDNQWSMDTNWRSTREMIKAYNRLFYKQDYQPEEAGQIGTNIFSDGIGYQLVKASPNADKKAKDFDDKLKPINYFYYQVAEDDNKSDIDSNLSVWTANEIVRLLNSKKVVESDIAILVENGTQAKIIQKALQAKKLSSVYLSQRDNVYHSQEAKEILALMEGINDLENKSMLKRALSTSLLGGSADKFIRYIDENDVSAWDEEIEKAKSLRQQWHKYGFMAFIIQIIHENFIQRSDSKERVITNILHLAELIKVAENKYKHPNQLIKWYRQQLNSSATSEGELRLESDDNLIKIITIHGSKGLEYSVVFIPFASYVSKRKFETSDFSKYYDKNLKQTVYKIGKDDSIKPQIENEVIEELMRLFYVAVTRAEHRCYIGVAKYQDKKSDISFRSPLARFLDYQKDDNWLEKIQNITANPTNQSLLIDIATSHSYESENLITNDQFDHDALQNLKANDINKLLNDSWEMLSFSKISKSKVENTALEKENDESEDDSAQKSQQELEFRFTASKGADIGNILHNVLEHTDFSLGKIDDNLLQEQMDRYKVVAAEDFDNLKVWLEECLVASIPFIETKTFSSNDNIQYGLFDINNKDFCLKDIPNTKTLKEAEFYFPIANEKLYKKNIIEILAEYRNQTIDYDEFASQKIFGMLHGFIDLIFEHDGKFYVADYKSNYLGDTLEDYNQQTMQEKNQSSFYDLQYLIYSVALDKYLRQNIESYNYEKHFGGVYYFYLRGMKDGYGVYRARPNLEIINKLASLFNGDDNV; encoded by the coding sequence ATGAAAAACCTAGATGCAAACACAATAACCCTACAAGGTCGCCATATTATCGAGGCTAGTGCTGGTACTGGTAAGACTTTTAATATTACCGAGTTATATATTCGTTTACTTCTTGAGCAGAGGTCGGGAAATAGATTATTACCCAAAGATATCCTTGTAATGACATTTACCAAAGATGCTACCCAAGAGATTATCGGTAGAGTAGAAGCTAAGATTAGAGATGTACTAGAGGATATTTCTGAAGGCAAAGAGGTCAAAGTTTCTATAAAAGGACAAGAAACACTGATACAAAAAGGTGATCAAAATTATAAGCATCTTAAAAGATCATTACTTGAGATAGATGAAGCAGCTATTTTTACCATTCATGGTTTTTGTAAAAAAGTTCTAAGTGAGCAAGCTTTTGCTAGTGGTATGGAGATGGATGTCTCTATGGAGGTCGATACTTCTGATATTTTACAAAAGGTAGTAGAGGATTTTTTTAGAAAACATATCAATAAAAACAAAACCAATTTTGAATATTTGCAAACATATAAGCTACATACTCCAGATATGTTTTTGGATAAGTTAAGAAATGTTGCTAGGTCCAGTTATGAACTTTTAACAAAGCAAGCTATGAGCTTAGATGAATTTAAAATACTCAAAAAGCAACAACTGGAATTATTTTTAAATAATCAAAGTATTGTGGATGACTTTTTATCTAAATTAGGAAAAGATGAGCCAGAGGGCAAGAGAGTAGATGAGTATCATAGAGTTTTAGAATGGTTAAAATTAGATAATCAAATACTATTCCCAGATGATATATCTATAATTACAGATGGCAGAAAGATAAGTGCAAAACTAATAAAACCGATTTTTATTGGTGTAAAAGAATTAAGAGACTTACAGGAAGAAATAAAGCGAGCAAATGCAGCTCAATTCATCAAACAAGCTTGCCTAAAAATTCGTCAAGATTTTATAAAAGCAAAAGAACAAAAGGGTGTTTTAGATTTTGATGATTTGATTACTAAACTTTGTCATAGTGTCAAAAAGTCTCCAGATTTAGTCAAGACTTTACAACATCAATATCCAGTTGCTCTTATTGATGAGTTTCAAGATACCGATGCTGAGCAGTATGAGATTTTGGATACTATCTATCCTCAGAGTAATAAAATACCCCATCCCCCTCTTGAGAGGGATGCCGATAGGCGGGGTGTGGTGTCTGTGACTGACACCCCTTCGTCCCAAAGAGGAATAGATGATTTGTTATTGCTAATGATAGGCGATCCAAAGCAAGCAATTTATGGTTTTAGAGGTGGAGATATTTTTACATATTTAAAAGCTAAAGATAGTTGCTCTAATGACAATCAGTGGAGTATGGATACTAACTGGCGCTCAACTAGAGAGATGATAAAAGCTTACAATAGACTTTTCTATAAACAAGATTATCAGCCAGAAGAAGCGGGACAAATTGGGACTAATATTTTTAGTGATGGTATAGGCTATCAGCTTGTCAAAGCATCACCAAATGCTGACAAAAAAGCAAAAGACTTTGATGATAAACTTAAACCAATAAATTATTTCTATTATCAAGTGGCCGAAGATGATAATAAAAGTGATATCGATAGTAATTTATCAGTATGGACAGCAAATGAAATCGTTAGACTATTAAATTCTAAAAAAGTTGTAGAAAGTGATATCGCAATTTTGGTAGAGAATGGCACGCAAGCAAAGATTATTCAAAAAGCTTTACAAGCTAAGAAACTAAGCTCAGTATATCTAAGCCAGCGCGATAATGTCTATCATAGCCAAGAGGCTAAAGAAATATTAGCTCTTATGGAAGGTATAAACGATCTTGAAAATAAATCTATGCTAAAGAGAGCATTATCAACTAGTTTACTTGGTGGTAGTGCCGATAAATTTATTAGATATATTGATGAAAATGATGTCTCAGCATGGGATGAAGAGATAGAAAAAGCTAAATCTCTAAGACAACAATGGCATAAATATGGTTTTATGGCATTTATTATCCAGATTATACATGAGAACTTCATTCAAAGATCAGATTCAAAAGAGCGTGTTATCACAAATATTCTCCATTTGGCCGAGCTTATAAAAGTAGCTGAGAATAAATATAAACACCCAAATCAATTAATTAAGTGGTACCGTCAACAGTTAAATAGTTCAGCTACAAGTGAGGGCGAACTTAGATTAGAGAGTGATGATAATCTGATTAAGATAATTACAATTCATGGCTCAAAAGGACTTGAGTATTCAGTTGTATTTATACCATTTGCAAGTTATGTAAGTAAAAGGAAATTTGAGACAAGTGATTTCTCTAAATACTATGATAAAAATCTTAAACAGACAGTCTATAAAATTGGTAAAGATGACAGTATAAAACCACAGATAGAAAATGAGGTTATAGAGGAGTTGATGCGCCTATTTTATGTGGCTGTTACACGTGCAGAGCATAGATGCTATATTGGAGTTGCAAAATACCAAGATAAAAAATCTGATATTTCATTTAGAAGTCCATTAGCAAGGTTTTTAGATTATCAAAAAGATGATAATTGGTTAGAGAAAATCCAAAATATAACAGCAAATCCTACTAATCAAAGCTTGCTTATAGATATAGCTACAAGTCATTCTTATGAAAGTGAGAATCTAATTACAAATGACCAATTCGACCATGATGCTTTACAAAACCTCAAAGCAAATGATATTAATAAGTTATTAAATGATAGTTGGGAGATGTTGTCTTTCTCAAAAATTTCAAAGTCAAAAGTTGAAAATACTGCATTAGAAAAAGAAAACGATGAGTCTGAAGATGATAGCGCTCAAAAATCTCAGCAGGAATTGGAGTTTAGATTTACAGCTTCCAAAGGAGCAGATATTGGTAATATTTTGCATAATGTTTTAGAGCATACAGATTTTAGCCTAGGTAAGATAGATGATAATCTTTTACAAGAGCAAATGGATAGATATAAAGTAGTTGCTGCAGAAGATTTTGATAACCTTAAAGTATGGTTAGAAGAGTGTTTAGTTGCATCTATACCTTTTATAGAAACTAAAACTTTTAGTTCTAATGATAATATTCAATATGGTTTGTTTGATATCAATAATAAAGATTTTTGTCTAAAAGATATTCCAAATACAAAAACCTTAAAAGAAGCAGAGTTTTATTTTCCTATAGCAAATGAAAAGTTATATAAGAAAAATATTATCGAAATTTTAGCAGAATATCGTAATCAAACTATTGATTATGACGAATTTGCAAGTCAAAAGATTTTTGGTATGCTTCATGGTTTTATTGATTTGATTTTTGAACATGATGGTAAATTTTATGTGGCAGATTATAAGTCAAATTATTTAGGTGATACTTTAGAAGATTATAATCAGCAGACTATGCAAGAGAAAAATCAAAGTAGTTTTTATGATTTGCAGTATCTGATATATAGTGTTGCTTTAGATAAGTACCTGCGACAAAACATTGAAAGTTATAATTATGAAAAGCATTTTGGCGGAGTATATTATTTCTATCTTAGAGGTATGAAAGATGGCTATGGAGTTTATCGAGCTAGACCAAATTTAGAGATTATCAACAAACTTGCTAGTTTATTTAATGGAGATGATAATGTATAA
- the recD gene encoding exodeoxyribonuclease V subunit alpha encodes MYKTFHQACEQLADIRAIDFFFAKEVFDLVKKTIPSMTTLSSESYLPLHGAKGNDLEQKSNEILFHILMKLMHVYSHGHSCLKIADISNKTIFALEQTNQSDAKVGFKIPSFDEIVSILDSLNYDDLPIHFAKQYDSLYIKRFWNYENEMANFIKLRTVQNTQKDNYIEEVVDKLFEPINEIDWQKQAVIKSLNYNFSIISGGPGTGKTTTVAKLLLAIQILNQNQQRIALLAPTGKAAQRMTKSLNSALSKRADSDSYLGLSNLEAQTIHRFLGLRPNSTYVKYNKQSKAPYDVIIVDEASMLDMNIFIKLIRAVADNTKLILIGDTNQLPSVEAGSLLANFTHHRDGSITPYTTLLIKNYRSRQYINNLAASVLKGDINIDSHQNENISFHSQRNLDTYLKEYAKRYSKLEKCSDYKEALIELNKFRILVANKNLEIGTDKLNQKIEKFMSKPIDSNYKGKPIMITQNSYSLGLFNGDVGIIWPDDTGKLRAYFDGKDTKAFSLNMLPKYESVYAMTIHKTQGSEFDEIVIILPAEDNEALSKQLLYTAITRAKHKLTIISEQSSLIDIAQKDIKRNSNISELVSLSN; translated from the coding sequence ATGTATAAGACTTTCCATCAAGCTTGTGAGCAATTAGCAGATATTAGAGCTATAGATTTTTTCTTTGCTAAAGAGGTGTTTGATTTAGTCAAAAAGACTATCCCGTCTATGACCACTTTATCAAGTGAGTCATATCTACCCCTTCACGGAGCAAAGGGGAATGATTTGGAACAAAAAAGTAATGAAATTTTATTTCATATTTTGATGAAGCTTATGCATGTGTATAGCCATGGTCATAGCTGTTTGAAGATAGCGGATATATCAAATAAAACTATTTTTGCTTTAGAACAAACCAATCAAAGTGATGCTAAAGTAGGCTTTAAAATTCCAAGTTTTGATGAAATTGTAAGTATTTTAGATAGTTTAAATTATGATGATTTACCTATACATTTTGCCAAACAGTATGATTCTCTATATATCAAAAGATTTTGGAATTATGAGAATGAAATGGCTAACTTTATAAAATTAAGAACAGTCCAAAATACTCAAAAAGATAACTATATTGAAGAAGTCGTAGACAAACTATTTGAACCTATTAATGAGATAGATTGGCAAAAACAGGCAGTTATCAAAAGTCTAAATTATAATTTTAGTATTATCTCAGGTGGACCAGGCACAGGTAAGACAACTACAGTTGCAAAACTTTTACTTGCTATACAAATTCTTAATCAAAATCAGCAAAGAATAGCGCTTTTAGCACCAACAGGTAAGGCTGCTCAGAGAATGACAAAATCCTTAAATAGTGCATTAAGTAAAAGGGCAGATAGTGATAGTTATTTAGGATTATCTAATTTAGAAGCTCAAACTATACATAGATTTTTAGGTTTACGACCGAATTCTACTTATGTTAAATATAACAAACAATCAAAAGCACCATACGATGTGATCATTGTTGATGAAGCTTCGATGCTAGATATGAATATTTTTATTAAGTTGATTAGAGCAGTGGCCGATAATACCAAGTTGATACTAATAGGTGATACTAATCAGTTACCCTCAGTTGAGGCAGGAAGTCTACTAGCAAATTTTACACACCATAGAGATGGTAGCATTACGCCATATACAACATTACTTATCAAAAACTATCGTTCACGACAATATATAAATAATCTTGCAGCCTCAGTTTTAAAAGGAGATATTAATATTGATAGTCACCAAAATGAGAATATTAGTTTTCATAGTCAAAGAAATTTAGATACTTATCTAAAAGAGTATGCAAAGAGATATTCAAAGCTTGAAAAGTGCAGTGACTATAAAGAGGCTCTTATCGAGCTAAATAAATTTAGAATACTTGTAGCTAACAAAAATTTAGAAATTGGTACAGATAAATTAAATCAGAAAATTGAGAAGTTTATGTCTAAACCTATAGATTCTAACTATAAGGGTAAACCAATTATGATAACCCAAAATAGTTATTCATTAGGTTTATTTAATGGAGATGTAGGGATTATTTGGCCAGATGATACTGGTAAACTTCGTGCATATTTTGATGGCAAAGATACTAAGGCATTTAGCCTAAATATGCTACCAAAATATGAAAGTGTCTATGCTATGACAATTCATAAAACTCAAGGTTCAGAGTTCGATGAAATTGTAATTATTCTTCCAGCAGAAGATAATGAAGCGCTAAGTAAACAACTTTTGTATACAGCTATCACTAGAGCGAAACATAAATTAACAATTATATCTGAACAAAGTAGCTTAATAGATATCGCTCAGAAAGATATTAAGAGAAATTCAAATATTAGTGAATTAGTTAGCTTGAGCAATTAA
- the panD gene encoding aspartate 1-decarboxylase produces MLISVLKSKISYATVTGKDLFYVGSITIDSEIMKQANIIENEKVQVVNLNNGERLETYVIKGEPNSKTIALNGPAARRCEIGDQLFIISYAQVDPTRENIKPKLVDLKTGE; encoded by the coding sequence ATGCTAATTTCAGTTTTAAAATCAAAAATCTCATACGCTACTGTAACTGGTAAAGATTTGTTTTATGTGGGTAGTATCACTATCGATAGTGAGATAATGAAACAAGCAAATATTATTGAAAATGAGAAAGTACAAGTAGTAAACTTAAACAACGGCGAGCGTCTTGAAACTTATGTAATCAAAGGCGAACCAAATAGTAAAACTATCGCACTAAATGGCCCTGCTGCTAGAAGGTGTGAAATAGGTGATCAGCTTTTTATAATTAGTTATGCGCAAGTTGATCCTACTAGAGAAAATATAAAACCTAAACTTGTTGATCTAAAAACTGGAGAATAA
- the panC gene encoding pantoate--beta-alanine ligase, which translates to MIIAKNIEQFNLLRESFTKKQKIGFIPTMGALHGGHISLIKKAKLENDITIVSIFVNPTQFNNSNDYQTYPNQLQQDMQILESLDVDTLFNPNEKDIYPDGNLLRIEPELEIANILEGKARPGHFSGMLTVVLKLLQITKPDNLYLGEKDYQQVMLIKQLVKDFFINTKVIICPTQREPTGLPLSSRNKNLTSTDMEIANKVYEILRQDNFSDLEELTNKINSTGARTEYVQKLNNRIFLALYIGKVRLIDNFLKETGPSC; encoded by the coding sequence ATGATTATTGCTAAAAATATTGAGCAATTTAATTTACTAAGAGAAAGTTTCACTAAAAAGCAAAAAATAGGCTTTATCCCAACAATGGGTGCATTACATGGTGGCCATATAAGCCTAATCAAAAAAGCTAAATTAGAAAATGATATTACTATTGTCAGTATATTTGTAAATCCAACTCAGTTTAATAATTCAAATGATTATCAAACATACCCAAACCAACTACAACAAGATATGCAAATACTAGAATCTCTTGATGTCGATACATTATTTAACCCAAATGAAAAAGATATCTACCCTGATGGTAACCTATTGAGAATAGAACCGGAGCTTGAGATTGCGAATATCCTAGAAGGTAAAGCTAGACCTGGGCATTTCAGTGGTATGCTAACTGTAGTCCTAAAGCTACTACAAATTACTAAACCTGATAATCTCTATTTAGGGGAAAAAGACTATCAACAAGTTATGCTAATCAAACAGCTTGTTAAAGATTTTTTTATCAATACAAAAGTCATAATCTGCCCAACACAAAGAGAACCAACAGGGCTTCCTCTTAGCTCTAGAAATAAAAATCTAACATCTACTGATATGGAAATTGCCAATAAGGTATACGAAATACTTAGACAAGATAATTTCTCAGACTTAGAAGAACTAACGAATAAAATTAATTCTACTGGTGCAAGAACAGAATACGTTCAAAAACTTAATAACAGAATATTTTTGGCACTTTACATTGGTAAAGTACGTTTAATTGACAACTTCCTAAAGGAGACCGGACCATCATGCTAA